The genomic interval ACATCCTATAACTTTTTCCTTTGTCATGTGTACTTCCTATACgttataaatttgtaattgtaaAGCATTCACTTCTCAGCTAAACATTAGATTACAGGCCAACTTATTAGTCTATCAACTGCAATAATAAGACCTTGCACTGCTGAGCTTCCTGTGATGGGAGCTGCACGTTACATCACACACATACAGGTTAGCAGGATCGGGATGACATAGTAACCAGTGCTGGTGGTATGGTTTTGCTACTTCTGCCACAatgtaaattaataataagtATCTCATGCTATGGCTATCATGTGGATTGTTATGCGAATATCAATAACCCAAACCTACCTCCTTTGCTCAGATTGAGGGGGACAACAGCTGGAGCTAACAATCGAATGGATCTGCTCTCACTTGTTACAACTGGTGTGAACAGTAGTGCGATTAACAACCCTGATGAAGACATCCTTGGAGTTGTTGGAGGATGGCAGGAGGATGAAACACACAATGCGGACGTGCCTGCTGTTTCTCACAGAAGGGGTCTCACACCATTTGTCTTTGTTCCATTTGAAGAGGTACCTTTCGCGTTTGATCTTTTGATTCTGCAGCACATTTGCATGACGTGTGAAAACATACTTGGTGTTTCTGGAAATGAGAGTtctgcaactctctctctctctctctctctctctctctctttatatatatatatatatattcatgcctgttgattcaattttttgctTACGTAATGAAACTATGttttacaattattattattatatccgTATCCTCTCCAATCAAAATTGTAGAATGACTTGTTGCACGTCTCATTCTGCAATAGAAAGATTTTAGAGTCCATCGAGTTCTCAAATACGCTAACAGTTTAGAACTGGGATGTTCTTTGCTTACACCAACAAACAACAATTGTGCCATAAGTCAATCATATACTTGATTTTTTATGTTACTTATTGTATTGTTGTTGTAGGTGGAAACATCAGTTCTGAATCTTCCTGTGGAAATAATGGATTACTTTGTTCCTGGCTGATTAATACATGGAATGAATCAAATACAAggattctctctcattctgtAAATACAACTAAAGatgtttttatgttttctgCTCTACAGTTGGAAGCTCTTAATGTGTGGCCTTCTTCACCTTGTAAAATAGATCCCAGTGTTGGATTATAATGCACATTGTCAACTTGTATTTTGCATGAATTGAGTTGGTTTTGCAATGTAATCATTGTGTATCTATTCTGTATACAGTACCCATATTTTAAtagacttaaaaaaattattatcaatgTTCAAATTCCATAGCATCATAAATGATTTTCATtgcatttttgaatgaaaattatgGCCAGTTCACTAATTCAGTAagtcttttttttcattttttgggtTTTAGCCATCAATAGATTCCCATTTTTGGGTAAATTCGGTGCCGATGCAAGTTTGAGTTCAATTAAAACTTGACCAGAGATTGATGAGATGGATATGAACTGTTTGTACAGGCAGTTAACACATTgccctataaataggagacgaTCATAAAAACTACTTCCAGCGACAGTAATTACAAAGCTTAGAAGGGAAAGCAACTGTTTATAAATTATGATTACAAATACATTTGCTTAAAAGCAAATTCATATTTTGGATTCGAGACCCTCCGAGTGGTCAAACACGACACATCTCCAAGATGGATTCCGAGAAAGGAATGTCCCCTGCCATGCGCCAATCcaatattatttcatcaaaaTTAGAAAAACCTGGGTAATCACTTTCCATTCACCAATTAAACGAAAAACACATTATTTATAAGATCATCTCCACAAAAATTTCAGATCAAGAAATTAGCATCTCCCTTGAATCATTAAATTTACCATTTTAATCACCGCAGTTTCTAATGTTTGTTCTAAAAAGGTTCTTACCATACTTTGCTTTAGGTTTGATCAAGCACTTGTAGCCTAATTTGAAGCAATAAGTGATGAAATGTTGCTTTAGAAGAATCTACAAGCAGGATCAGCTACATTTGTTTAGGgatacaaatcatcaaatcTGTGGGGCCTGTTCCATGGTCGATATACATATAGTTATTTAGCAAAGCAGGCTCCTAATCCTATATCAGAATATCAATATAGACCACATCATTTGATCAGCTCATTCTTTTACAAATTAAATcccttaaatttatattttagctCCAGTTTCTTCAGCTCTTTAGGTAAAGATATATCAGAAAGCAAATCAAAGATCACAATTCACGAcatttaagagagagagagagagagagagagagagagtgtgtgacTGACAGCTAGAAAACAAAACTCATGTTTGCCTTGAGGCcatttcttttatgaaattaaaattttctaattgtATAATTTTCTAGGTTATCGGGAAAAGGatctatgaaaaattgaaaagaagagTAGATaatagatataaaaaattaaaataactttgAACTCATTTTATGGGTTGACCTCATAAAAAGAAGAGCAGATGGTAGAATTGAATCCGCACCTGCGGATGCATCATTTCAACACAAGACATAACAATACTTTTGAGATTTTTGCAGTCCGTTAGAGATTTCTTCTAacataacatcctcatctctgtTATATCTTCATATTTTACACATATTGATGTTTTATTGCCTAACATTCTAGCATACAACAGAAATAGGCCTATAGCAAtccaataaaattttcttttgcctttAAGAGATTTTACTACCACATAGAACTCTAGATGGACTTCTCAATTTTAACCATCCTCAATCATCTCCCCATCTTTTTGGACAAATATCCTGGAATGACTTGATCCACGAATCCTTTTGAGCACTCTCTATATTTCGTGGGCACAAAATGTAACAGTTGTCCAATCTGTGAGTCTTGCTTCACATATGGGTCATTACATGTGGTCTTTTCCAGTTCTACagtactttttatttattaaactcccaaaatttctatttttggaTCTCCACTCCTGTGATTTCTTGTAGAAGTTGGAGAAATGCAACAGTATCTATTTCTCTGAGCACTTGATACACCcttctttttaagatttatgtCTGTCATCTCCAAAACCAAAGGCATTTTAACCCTTTCGAGCCTTACACTCTTTCTGCTAAAAAACTGTCAGGGTCTCAACCTGACGGCGTAAATTCTCCTTGATTAGGAGAATTAGGGTTGAtttggaaagagaaagaaagaacgaGATAGAGAGAGTTGGGAAGGGAGAACGAATTAGAGAGAAACAGGGTTGGTGTTGAGAGGGAAAGAGTTGGGAAAGAGAGacagattagagagaaattgagggagaaatgaTCTGGAATTTCATCTTAATATTCATCGATGATCCTTTATTGAGAGGGAAAGGCCCTTGTATAGGCCCATCCTCATAGGCGGTTCAATTGTTACAACCACCTTTAACCGTTTGGCTCCTACTGTTACTTTGTTACAACCTTCCAACTGTATCAACTACTGCTAACAGCTTCTCGTTACACTTCCCTCTACTTGTTACGACCCCTAACTACCTTAACCACCATAGGGTCCTGACAATACCCCCGGTTCAGaactttcttgtccccaagaaagtgagaagccagcccactttttttcttttcttccaatctGCCACGTTGATTAACCCGGGCTGCTGACTGTTACCAGCACTGCCCACTCTGCAGTTGGATCTCCTCTTTTCTTCAATAGCTTGTATAGAGAACAGCTGCACAGCATCTTCTGCACCCACTTCTTCCTTAATTGGAACATCATTGGCGTACGcatttcttcctttccttccaACATTAGCAACTCTTTTTTACACTGATGGCCCGGTATGTACCAATCTCCACATTTGTAACACTGGCCAGCCCGTCTCCACTGCTCAAAGATCCCGGATCGGCCTTCGAACAATGAATTTCCCACTGTCGCAAACGGCACAGCCTTGCCCTTCATGTTTTGGCCAAGGTTCCCTGCTTCCCTATCCTCACAACTGAAAGCTATTTGATTGCCGCAAGCCGAAAGCTGTTGTTTCTTCATCAGGGCTTCCACCCACATCTCCTGAAGCCTAGCCCCTTCAGCCACCTACTTCACCAACTTTGGTCGTTGCATCTTGACTGCCAGCCTAAGTTCATCATTTAGGCCACTTATGAAACTCGAAACAAAGTAGGCCTCACTCAAACCCGGATTCATAGTCCTCATAATGGACTTTAAGTTCTTCAAATTTCTCTTGGTATTGCTGGACACCGATCCCATCTgcttcaatttattaaattcttccacATCTGCCAAATTTCAGACCCCAAACCTGGTACAAAAATCTTCCACGAATCTTGACCAGCTGCCGCCTTCTTGCGACTTGTACCAATCTTGAAACCATGAGTCGGCAATGTCATTCAAGCAGGCTGCTGCCAACGTTATCTTCTGCTCCTCGGGTGTTTGATAGAGGATGAACAATTTTTCACACCTTCAAACCCACCAACACGGGTTTTGTCCATCAAACATCAGCACGTCCAATTTGGGCAAAGGAAATTGGGATGGATGCGAGATTGGTGACCCAAGTGTCCTCCGACCCACTCACACATGGCCAACTTCCTCCGCCACCAGCGTTTCCGTCTCCTCACCTGCGATCTCTATAGAGCGATTTGGTGCAGCAAACGCATTCCTTCTGACTCGGCCGATTTTGGGTTCCTCCATCGCTAGTGTCTCCGCCTCCAATTCCACCATTTCCATGGTTCTTGGTCCCATTCCCGACCCGGACAGAACCGGCTCCAAACACTCTCTTGGAGGAAATTCATCCGATAATTTGACGGAGTTCTACCCCACAAACATGAGCATGAAGCTCTTTGAATTTGATCCTTCATCTCCCAGAACTGATCAGAAAATTGATCCTAGACCCCCCGAATTTGGCTGGATACCTGATCCTTTACTTCTCGAATTTGGCCCGAAACCTCCTCCTTCATACTCGCCATTACCTGACCAAGCTTGCGATCCAATGCTTGCTCCCACTTCATCGATTGTCGCCAACTTCCTTTGGACATCCACCGTTGTGGCGCTCACTTGCTCAATTTAAAGCTCCATCTGCTTCAACCGAGTGCTGTCCGCCATCACCTTGAACAAATTCTCCTTGGTCCAAGTCtcaagctctaataccaattgtcaggGTCTCAACCTAACAGAGTAAATTCTCCTTGATTAGGAGAATTAGGGTTGACttggaaagagaaagaaagaacaagaTAGAGAAAGTTGGGAAGGGAGAACGAATTAGAGAGAAACAGGGTTGGTGTTGAGAGGGAAAGAGTTGGGAAAGAGAGacaaattagagagaaattgagggagaaatgaTTTGGAACTTCATCTTAATATTCATTGATGATCCTTTATTGAGAGGGAAAGGCTCTTATATAGGCCCATCGTCATAGTCGGTTCAATTGTTACAACCACCTTTAACCGTTTAGCTCCTACTGTTACTTTGTTACAACCTTCCAACTATATCAACTACTGCTAACAGCTTCTAGTTGCACTTCCCTCTACTTGTTAACTACCTTAACCACTGTAGGGTCCTGACAAAAACCTATGGTTTATGCAATCTTTTCCCATGCCTTCCAATGCAGTTCAGCATTTCCTCCTGTGATCCACTTAACACTTTCACATAAAAGGGTCTAAGGGGCCTTTAACAAGATTTCCCTACATAATATAGGCTTAATTCTCTCCTACAATATAAATCTGACCATCCTACTTCTGACCTATTTACATTCACAGTATCTTCAATTTCAAGTTCTTGTTTGTCTTTCCCTCCTCCCGCCTTTCCATTTTCACTCCCAATATATTTTCAACTGCAATAATAGCATTCTAAGTTCATTTCaactttatttaaataataaataaatatttaattcagATCccaattttcaactttagttaaTTCGATTCTCTCCCTGGCCTCAATTCTGTTGATCTCGGTTTGTTCCCCTTCAATCAGTGTTGCAGTACTAGTTTTTGGTCTATTGGTCCTAATTCAAATTTGGTGACTTTGACCATCTACTTTCAAGTCTGAAGAGAGTAGGAATAAAGGATCAAAGAATTCCCATCAACAGACACCTCTATTTTCCAGTTCTCCTTTAAAACCTTGACAGTAATAGACGAAGGGGTGAAGCCTATTTTGATCCCAAGAAGTTCTGGAATAAGTAATTTTAcgttttgttttcctttcatccTTTCATAAATCTAAAAAACCTTTCCGGATAAACACATAAATCCTTTCATAAACCCACAAAAATCTGAAAAACCTaatcagaaaaagaaaacacataACTGCACAGAGCAAATGAACCAAAGCATAAAAAACCCTAATCGGGATAAACAAACCGACAACTGCATATAAAGCAAGCGAGAAATCCCCACAAAGAAAAACTCAGAAACCTAATTACAAAATAGAAAATCCACAATTGTAGAGAAACATAACCAGGATAAAAATGAAACCTCATAagaaaacacatacatatagaaagaaaaggaaaaagaagagttCTTACAGAGACGTAAGAGCAGGTGGGAATGACGGACATGAAATTGGAGCGGGCGTGGGAGAAGGCGGAGACGCAGAGATGAGAGGCCAAACCCAAGCCCCGCTTGCTGGGAGGGACGAAGGTGTGAAGTATGTCCATGACTTTGCCACCATCTCTGAGATCGTAGAGAAGATACGCTTTCTTGTCCTCTGTTTCGAACCTCTTCTGCTTCTTGTTCCACACGATCTTCGGCTCCTCCACACCCTTCTTCTCCTCCATACGCGCAggctctatctctctctctctctgttcctcCAACTTCAAACTTGCAAAAATTACGCTTCTTTATCATTAACCAACAACCGGATAATGATTTGAGCAAATGAGGCGAGAAAATAGCTCCCGCTTTAAGTTAAATGGATAGCTCGCGATAAATTATGATTTGTATTAGCATCTcgtgaatttaatttttactttatataataagataaaatctcAATCTacaatttatcttatttattaaaattaaaaatataataaaaaatcacgCAAGAACGATAATTCTAAATAAGATGACAAAATTTTGATCGTATCTAAAATTTTGTCCTTACTTCACCATCcctattctattttttatttaattattttatttattaataaattttaattttatttattttaccttacatataatttttactattataaatttttaatatttattttatgatttaataataaatacacatatatatatataaaagtaataatcaaacacacaaatcaataaccaaatatataatatatcactcatcaaatacacaaatcaataaaaaatttctcaaaatcaaatacacaaaccatatttatagaaaaaaaatacacaacCCTATCACTCAAAGTTATTGCTATCATAACTGTTCCCCTTCCGTTGCCACATCTGCTCACCTTCTGCTACTAAGTTGTTGTCTTCTCCAATTGATTTCCTCTTCTAATCGTCATCTTCAACCATGTGGACCTCCGTCTCCAAATTTGCTACAATCATAAGTCTCTTTTGATGACAAATCAGCTTGCACTAGTGTTGAGATAGCCGTTGTAGAATCAAAATGGATGAGGGTTGCTTGGATAAGATGGATCGTCAAATCTAGCAAGACAATTTGGGTTCGCCAAAACTTTGAGAAGAGGATTTGACAATGGCGAGCAACATTGCATGTCCCAAATCGGCTTGTCTCACTAAAAATTTGGTTTGGTGAGAGTTTTGACAAAATGTTGAGACAGCCTTAAAAGATCAATCGAATAAAACGTCtttcattatataaaattataaataaaatttttaaatgttggttaataaaatataagaaataaaaaattattaaagacacttaaaatattttataacctgaattagaaaatataagtataatctgaattaaaaatattttataaattttaataatatttttttataaaatattaaaataaagttaaattaaatgttaaaataataaaaaagacataatttataattatataaaatttattgttacatatgaaatatatttttataaatctatgtataattaataattacagaATATATAGCGCAACAAATCTATtatgtaaaagaaaatttataagtagcatgaaaataaatatacttgttAAAATATGTTTCTAAATACAAGAGTTTTTACtctttattgaaaatatgaagaattaaaatttatttaagttattaCAAAATAACGAATTTagagtatataaaaaaatataagttcaaAGATTCTAAGTttacaaaaacacaaaattttaacacttaattcagtttttttaaaaaaaaaacacttttttctttttaactttaatttcttattaaataattaaatctcccattacaaaatttaaaaaaataaataaattttcaacttcatacgataaattaaaaatcattatttttattaatttctaatttttctaaaaataaatgctataatcttttaaaaaatataaaggatTAAgacatttaattataaaattaaaaattaaaatatttttaaaactaaccGACAGTAAAGTAGTATTTCACCTCAACTCAAATCAAGTTAAAAGCACACTTAACACACAAACCCACGCACGATGTATGCACATAAAACATGAGGAAACAAACGAAGAAACGAAGAGAGAGTAATGATGGATGTTAATTGACGAAGGGTAAATGTGTCTTTTAACATCTCGGTGCATTAAGTTGTTACtcataaaaacaaagaaagtttTTAACATTAGAATGCAAAGCAGAAAAAGAATTCCTTATTGCTGATGAGTGATGAACATGAACTCCCAAGTTTTAACATTACCAACCAAAGGCCGCCTCCACAAGGCACAACCAACCAACCCACAACCAGGGTCATCTCAAAGCCAAAGGGGCAGTGAGTAGACATCTACAGAAAACAGTCATATTCATCACAGAATCCAGACAACAAATTGATTCTGCAACAAaaaagtatatgtatatatatatatatatatcaatgaaGTTTTAACAGACCATGGCAGCCTGCCCGCCTGTTACTCATAAACTTCGGATTAGTTGAATTCAGGAGTCCAGTAAATCCAAGCCTAGCTACCTcgctgtgtttttttttttttttctttttttaatctgCTCGAGATTGGCCTGCCCGAGACGAGAGAATGATCCCCACAATGAGACCGTAGAGTGCAAGGGCTTCAGCAAAAATCAAGATCAGGATCATGCCCACAAAAAGCTTTGGTTGCTGTGCATTAGCCCTGAAAATAAACCCGGtttaggaagaagaaagaacagggCATCAACACAAAAGCTGATCCACACTCTGATGATTCCTGACGAACCCCAGAAACAAAGAAAGCAAATAAGATTCCAtgtttcctaaaataattttgagataactttcaGCAAACCTCTTGGCATTGTTCCATGACcacagaaagaaaaataaaaaggggaAAGATCAAATTAGACAAGGAAAACCCTGCCCATAAGCCTTCATATAACTTTGGGATGAATTGCATCAGTTCCTTCTCCACTGTTTTAAAAATCCCAATGGGGTAAGTACAGTAAaagaatatgagagagagagagagagagagagagagagagagagagagagagagctttcgATAATAAGCTGCAGATCTGGTCCAATTTTAGTGGGAAGCATATAGGTAAAGTTGGTTTTGGACAATCAAAAAGTTTGCTCTTTCCGAGGTCTACGTGAGAAATTATCACCAAAGAAGATTTTCATTGCTGTTCTAAAAATTACATACAAGCCATTATACTAATATAAAGAAAAGGATTTGCATATagtgtttgatttaaaaaaagctCATGAGTTCCTAGAGAAGTCTTGTGAAGGATTTTAGGGAAAAAGGACTCCTTTATCATGGAGCAAAAGCACATATCAGAACACGTGAAGGAGATATTGAGGCTTCAATTGAAAGGTTAAGTTGTTACCTATTTGccttagtaatggatgaactcactacacATATCCAACCAAAAGTGCCTTGGTGTAAGGtagtggatgagacaaaagaatcTGTGAATACTAAACTCGAGATATAGAGGAAAATTTTAGAATCTTAGAGGTTTTACGTACAGAACATTGAAAACTGAATACATAGAAAATAAGTTCAGTAAAAATAGAAGTGTGGATAATGTTATGGTAAAACTAGAAAATCAAGTCACATCAAGAAAAGGTTAATTCAGATTTCTTGGATCAATCATCCGAAAAGATAGAGATATTAGTGAGGATGTTATCCATAGAATTAAGGCTGAATAGTTAAAATGAAAAGGTGCATCGAacattttatgtgatagtaaaattctattaaaactaaaatgaaaattttataaaacaactATAAGATCAGCTATGTCATATGGCATAGAATGTTGGGAAGTAAAataccaacatgtgcaaaatatgaacatGACAGAAATAagaatgttaagatggatgtgcagccatacaagaaaagataaaagggGTCAACTGCACCCAAACCTCTTATGATTTGGGCCATTTTCACAACTTGTAGTTTCAAATTGTTCCTGGAAGTCCCTGCAGTTTACTGTTTTTGCTCGGACACCCATCCATTAATTTTTCACACATATGGTGTCAATTTTAACTCAGTTGGGCTGTGGATTGAGGTTTATtcctcaacattaactcagttGGGCTGTGGATTGAGGTTCATTCCTCAACATTTTTGGTTCAATTATTTAACAGTTCTTTCTCCAAGTCTTTTTCTCGATATCTCTCTCGCAATTGATCAATTTTACATatcttttttatgtatataaaatcTTTATGTGATATCAATCTCTATTATCTTTGAATCTCTTTTAAGTAATTTGAATATTAGCTATTTTAGGGTTTTAATGAAGTTATTGATTGAAAATTACAGATGGAGACAACTTTTAGCTTCCTTGTGATTTGTGTTTGTAAAAGGAGGGAGACAACTGCAAATTTTAGCTTAATTTCTTTACAATTGTGCAGGTCATAAACAATTTTGGAGTCACTTCATCAACAGTTTAACGAGATCGGTAGAGAAGAAAAGGGAAGTATTTCATACACTATGATTcaaggaaagaaacaaaataaccCTTTTGCATATTCTTGATTTTGCATCTTtcctattaattttttatgatatattattgcAATGAATATGATgccatgaagaagaagaaaaagcctGGCATCGCTCTACAATCATTGAAGAAGGGGCCTTCTGTCACCATGAACCAACCATACTAGATCACCAATGTTGCTATGTTGTTGGAGGTTGAAGGAACTCAGTCCCCACAATAGAGAGAATACTATTGTTTTGTTGATGATAATCGAGATCCAAGTGGCTTGGTGTCAGCTCCCAAAGGATCTGACCAAGTCTCTCACCAATTCAGTAAGAATGCTAGAggaggagtttttttttttgggggggggggggggggggggggagggggtatATTAGAGGAGAAGGGGGAATTAGAAGAACAGAGAaaggagggagaagagagagaaattcagaagaaatatcaaaattctTGTATTTGATATTTCAATTGGGTGGGGACAGCTTGTAACCGTCTATGTGCTGGTAACCGTCTCCACGTTCCGGGAATTAGAATCAAATAAGCTATTTCCCTAGGTACAAGCCCTCACTGCTGTAACTAATTGAGTACAACTATTCAATATCTATAGCCCTCCATATATAAGGTAGATCCCTACATAGCCAGTACATGACACTTGGGTCCCTCCTGTCATGTTCCTAGGGCGATAgagggcaatattgtaataaaaatataatacttgTTAGGATTATAGTTGTATTGCCCATGAGtggttgtattgcacatgggtgcaataGCAAttaggctataaataagccactgcTGTAGGAGAAGAATCatctttgaattaataattgaaatctctcatttccctctcttgaattctctcgatctccctccaatttctctctatcACTCTCGTTCTTTCCCTCTCTGTTCTGTTCTTCCTTAACTTCCCTCATATCTCTTCCGATCTAACTTCCCTAATTCCTCCCCAATTACCCTTAAACCTATTCTGAACCCTAGGTTCACgacaattagtatcagagccaccaATCCTTGGCTGTGATTTGATTCGATTTGAAGAGAGCCGGCCATTCAAGTTGTGAATTCTAGCAGTATGTGTTCAAATTTTGCAAGTTAAATCAACTTCAGTGATTCCGTCGGAGGAATTCTCGGCTGAGAATCTGGATTAAGGTCCAGATTGTGAAGGTGTGTGAAAACGACTTGGCTAGGTCGTTTCGACGGTGCTTCCGACAACTCTTAGAGCAATTTCAGCTTATCAGAATTAGCAAGCGAGCAACCCAGGCAATTTCGATAGGAGAATTCCGATCGATTAGTTGGCTATAATttcaatttgaaatttgaaggtGATTAGGCTAGACAATTGAGTGAACAGCGATTTAGATGAAGGCGATGTGAACGTAGGAGCGTTCGCAGTTGGTGATCAGAGGTGAGCCGATAGTTTTTTTGCTGGAACCAAGCATTTTCCTTGGCGATTATGTGAAGCAATTCAGGTGAAGTCTATAAACGAGCCGATGGTTGCAACTAGCGGATGGTGATTGGGAGGGCCGCGACTGTTGCAAGTCGGAAACAGCAGGCGAAGCAGATTCCGTAATCCACTGCGACTTGAATATTGGAGGCAACGCTCCTCGGGGAAGAAGCAACGACTAAATTCGGAATTGAACTTGGATTTAGAAGGCGTCGCCGAGTAGAGAAAACTCGGAATTGAAAAGCAAAACCGAGCAAAGCCACTTCGGCTCGAAATTGAAGATGATGTAGGCTAGGAGAGGTCCATAGTAATACCGAGTTGAATTTGGAGGCGAATCAAAGTGGTGCAGCAGTAGTTTCGTGGCTGGAAACGTTGCTAAACTCAGCCTAGATTGGAAGACGTGTGAAGGTGAAGCATACCTCGGCAATTCCAGTGAGTTTGGGTGGGACTCTCGGCTGAGAATTAATTCGCAGCCGTTGATTTTGGAATTTGATTCTGATGCATGTAGGTAATTTAAAGGTGGATAGACGGTTGCTTCTGATCTGATTATAA from Diospyros lotus cultivar Yz01 chromosome 8, ASM1463336v1, whole genome shotgun sequence carries:
- the LOC127807187 gene encoding acetyltransferase At1g77540 isoform X1, translating into MEEKKGVEEPKIVWNKKQKRFETEDKKAYLLYDLRDGGKVMDILHTFVPPSKRGLGLASHLCVSAFSHARSNFMSVIPTCSYVSGTFLSRNPSWRCVVFDHSEGLESKI
- the LOC127807187 gene encoding acetyltransferase At1g77540 isoform X2: MEEKKGVEEPKIVWNKKQKRFETEDKKAYLLYDLRDGGKVMDILHTFVPPSKRGLGLASHLCVSAFSHARSNFMSVIPTCSYVSAPQI